From a single Kitasatospora sp. NBC_00458 genomic region:
- a CDS encoding reverse transcriptase/maturase family protein has product MQSAATVLGVLRERGRRHLPCDELYRQLFNPQLYLLAYGRIYANHGAMTPGATPETVDGMSQRKIDRIIEAMRHERYRFRPVRRVHIPKKNGTTRPLGLPTWSDKLVGEVVRLLLEAYYEPTFSDRSHGFRPRRGCHTALREVAHTWTGTSWFVEGDIADCFGSLDHQVLLSILGEKIRDQRFLRLVRNMLTAGYLEDWKWGATLSGAPQGGVASPILSNIYLHRLDEFVEKVLIPEYTRGERRVRNPAYLELQKLLAKARRRGDRVQARILRQRMVSLPSADPNDPSYRRLRYVRYADDHLLGFTGPKAEAEQIKHRLAEFLRDELKLELSREKTLVTHARTRAARFLGYEITTQHNDTKKTGRYRRVNGQIALRVPRDVIKAKCEPYLACGKPAKRTELTNGSDHAIVATFGAVYRGIVQYYLLAGDVFRLHRLQWVMETSMLKTLAAKHRSTVTKMAAKHKARIDTPNGPRVCFEAHIERKNRQPLVARFGGIPLQQQRSAKVVDRRPVGVDYPQKELITRLLADTCEVCGATGDVQVHHVRALADLARAGWPPSDWARVMLDRRRKTLVACTACHDRIHEARTARSLTP; this is encoded by the coding sequence ATGCAGAGCGCCGCAACGGTGCTGGGTGTCCTGCGTGAGCGCGGCAGGCGCCATCTGCCGTGCGACGAACTGTATCGACAGCTGTTCAACCCGCAGTTGTATCTGCTGGCCTACGGTCGCATCTACGCCAACCACGGCGCAATGACGCCCGGGGCCACGCCGGAAACCGTGGACGGCATGTCCCAGCGGAAGATCGACCGGATCATCGAGGCGATGCGCCACGAGCGCTACCGCTTCCGGCCGGTCAGGCGCGTGCACATCCCGAAGAAGAACGGGACCACGCGTCCGCTGGGGCTGCCGACCTGGTCGGACAAGCTCGTCGGGGAGGTGGTCCGCCTGCTCTTGGAGGCGTACTACGAGCCGACGTTCTCCGACCGATCTCATGGATTCCGTCCCCGACGGGGCTGCCACACCGCACTGCGGGAGGTGGCCCACACCTGGACCGGGACTTCCTGGTTCGTCGAAGGGGACATCGCCGACTGCTTCGGCAGCCTGGATCACCAGGTCCTGCTGTCGATCCTCGGCGAGAAGATCCGTGACCAGCGGTTCCTGCGGCTGGTGCGCAACATGCTGACAGCCGGATACCTGGAGGACTGGAAATGGGGTGCCACGCTCTCCGGAGCGCCGCAAGGCGGAGTGGCTTCCCCGATCCTTTCCAACATATACCTGCACCGGTTGGACGAGTTCGTTGAGAAGGTTCTGATCCCGGAGTACACCCGTGGAGAGCGCCGGGTTCGCAACCCGGCGTATTTGGAGTTGCAGAAGCTGCTGGCGAAAGCCCGCCGGCGCGGTGACCGGGTCCAGGCCCGGATACTGCGTCAGCGGATGGTGAGCCTGCCGAGTGCGGATCCCAACGACCCGTCATATCGCAGGCTTCGCTATGTCCGCTACGCAGACGACCACCTCCTCGGATTCACCGGACCGAAAGCCGAGGCCGAGCAGATCAAGCATCGCCTGGCGGAATTCCTGCGTGACGAACTCAAGCTGGAACTCTCCCGGGAGAAGACGCTGGTCACTCACGCCCGAACCCGGGCGGCGCGGTTTCTCGGCTACGAGATCACGACCCAGCACAACGACACGAAGAAGACCGGCCGCTACCGCAGGGTCAACGGTCAGATCGCCCTTCGCGTCCCCAGGGACGTGATCAAGGCCAAGTGCGAGCCCTACCTCGCCTGCGGCAAGCCCGCGAAGCGAACGGAACTGACCAACGGCAGCGATCACGCGATCGTCGCCACGTTCGGGGCCGTCTACCGGGGCATCGTCCAGTACTACCTGCTCGCCGGAGACGTCTTCCGGCTGCACCGCCTGCAATGGGTCATGGAGACATCCATGCTCAAGACCCTTGCGGCCAAGCACCGTTCGACCGTGACGAAGATGGCCGCCAAGCACAAGGCCAGAATCGACACACCCAACGGGCCCCGAGTCTGCTTCGAGGCCCACATCGAGCGGAAGAACAGGCAGCCGCTGGTGGCACGGTTCGGTGGAATCCCTCTCCAGCAGCAGCGATCGGCGAAGGTCGTCGACCGTCGGCCTGTCGGGGTGGACTATCCGCAGAAGGAGCTGATCACCAGGCTCCTGGCGGACACATGCGAGGTCTGCGGGGCCACCGGTGATGTCCAGGTGCATCACGTCCGAGCCCTTGCCGATCTCGCCCGTGCCGGATGGCCGCCGTCCGACTGGGCGCGCGTCATGCTCGACCGGCGGCGCAAGACCCTCGTGGCCTGCACTGCCTGCCATGACCGCATCCACGAAGCGCGAACGGCCCGATCACTCACGCCGTGA
- a CDS encoding asparagine synthetase B family protein, giving the protein MCGIAGLAGADAVRHQTTVAAMGLAQHHRGPDGTRHLTSADGRAVLSMNTLLIVDTAADPGPYPDPVSGIVLTFNGEIYNYRQVAAAWGIGLEPGETDAHLVLRAWAKLGPGCLGAFDGMFALAAYDPREGRLFLARDRLGEKPLYWRLDGGRLAFASEVTTLTGYGTAPLVVRPEMLSIETPTGVDTPFQGIQLLPPAGLLAFDVATGSLAQQTWWRLEGLEPWQGDYSTALARFSTLLADRIPMRAPGSDFALLLSGGLDSSVLAYLMRPRLCVTVRYPGQDRLDESATAAVVARDIGAELIVIEPTVQDFTRTLPEIMHALDYPMGNASTFSEHMAYRAIAERGIRVVVGGLGPDEFLMGYVRHALVLFGPEAVLGAGLEAYRPLASKVLNEDGGQLEPAEAIVRLVLRGQDPDGRLRELVADALRRADGDLARGLTLADLATAWRPLVMTSDKLASAFALERRSPFLARDLVEFSYRLPIEHKISDPAAGKRILRDAAKGLGLPPEVWGSRDKLGFASPVPSWLSGPLEPWATDRISSALKRAPLGLHPLLAGGLRPGGRFDRTRMQALMAAAWLADHRLAEAA; this is encoded by the coding sequence ATGTGCGGAATCGCAGGACTGGCCGGCGCCGACGCCGTCCGCCACCAGACCACCGTCGCCGCGATGGGGCTCGCTCAGCACCACCGCGGACCGGACGGCACTCGGCACCTCACCTCGGCCGACGGCCGGGCGGTGCTGTCCATGAACACCCTGCTGATCGTCGACACCGCCGCCGATCCCGGCCCCTACCCGGACCCGGTCAGCGGCATCGTCCTCACCTTCAACGGCGAGATCTACAACTACCGGCAGGTTGCCGCCGCCTGGGGCATCGGCCTGGAGCCCGGCGAGACCGATGCCCACCTGGTCCTGCGGGCCTGGGCCAAGCTCGGCCCCGGTTGCCTGGGCGCCTTCGACGGCATGTTCGCCCTGGCCGCCTACGATCCACGTGAGGGCCGGCTGTTTCTGGCCCGGGACCGGCTCGGCGAGAAGCCCCTCTACTGGCGCCTGGACGGCGGGCGCCTCGCGTTCGCCTCCGAGGTCACCACTCTGACCGGCTACGGCACCGCGCCGCTGGTCGTCCGCCCGGAAATGCTCAGCATCGAGACGCCGACCGGCGTCGACACCCCGTTCCAGGGCATCCAGCTCCTCCCGCCGGCCGGGCTGCTGGCCTTCGACGTTGCCACCGGCTCGCTCGCTCAGCAGACCTGGTGGCGACTGGAGGGCTTGGAGCCCTGGCAGGGCGACTACAGCACCGCGCTCGCCCGGTTCTCGACCCTGCTGGCCGACCGGATCCCGATGCGGGCACCCGGATCGGACTTCGCGCTGCTGCTGTCGGGCGGGCTGGACTCCTCGGTGCTGGCCTACCTGATGCGGCCCCGGCTCTGCGTCACGGTCCGCTATCCCGGCCAGGACCGCCTGGACGAGTCCGCGACCGCGGCTGTCGTCGCCCGCGACATCGGCGCCGAGCTGATCGTCATCGAGCCGACAGTCCAGGACTTCACCCGCACGCTGCCCGAGATCATGCACGCGCTGGACTACCCGATGGGCAACGCGTCCACCTTCTCCGAGCACATGGCCTACCGGGCGATCGCCGAACGCGGCATCCGCGTCGTGGTCGGCGGGCTGGGGCCGGACGAGTTCTTGATGGGCTACGTCCGCCACGCCCTCGTCCTCTTCGGGCCGGAGGCGGTGCTGGGCGCCGGGCTGGAGGCCTACCGTCCGCTGGCCTCCAAGGTCCTGAACGAGGACGGCGGGCAGCTGGAGCCGGCCGAGGCGATCGTCCGCCTGGTCCTGCGCGGGCAGGATCCGGACGGACGTCTCCGCGAGCTGGTCGCCGACGCCCTCCGCCGGGCAGACGGGGACCTGGCCCGCGGGCTGACGCTGGCGGACCTGGCGACCGCCTGGCGACCGCTGGTGATGACGTCCGACAAGCTGGCCTCCGCCTTCGCGCTGGAGCGGCGCTCACCGTTCCTGGCGCGGGACCTGGTCGAGTTCTCCTACCGACTGCCCATCGAGCACAAGATCTCCGACCCGGCGGCCGGGAAGCGCATCCTGCGGGACGCGGCGAAGGGCCTCGGCCTGCCCCCGGAGGTCTGGGGCAGCAGGGACAAGCTCGGCTTCGCCTCCCCGGTCCCGAGCTGGCTGTCCGGCCCACTGGAGCCCTGGGCGACCGACCGGATCAGTTCGGCGCTGAAACGGGCGCCGCTCGGGTTGCACCCGCTGCTGGCCGGTGGCCTCAGGCCCGGCGGCCGGTTCGACCGCACCCGCATGCAGGCCCTCATGGCCGCCGCCTGGCTTGCCGACCACAGGCTGGCGGAGGCGGCATGA
- a CDS encoding NUDIX domain-containing protein, translating to MDPLPENPSTAQARGAVAIITNFRDKLLLHLRDDVPGIAWPGHWSLLGGGCDPGEPPHVAIDRELEEEAGLGVDDLRRLFDIHDEHGSGQVITFFSAYWDGDETALPLAEGVKLRFFAPEHLPALTIPPFIRDGIHRFLAAEPGT from the coding sequence ATGGACCCCCTTCCCGAGAATCCGTCCACCGCCCAGGCTCGGGGCGCCGTCGCAATCATCACGAACTTCCGCGACAAGCTCCTGCTGCACCTGCGCGACGACGTCCCGGGCATCGCCTGGCCCGGCCACTGGAGCCTCCTCGGAGGTGGATGCGACCCCGGCGAGCCTCCCCATGTGGCGATCGACCGTGAGCTCGAAGAGGAAGCCGGCCTCGGCGTCGACGACCTCCGCCGGCTCTTCGACATCCACGACGAGCACGGATCCGGGCAGGTCATCACCTTCTTCTCCGCCTACTGGGACGGCGACGAGACCGCGCTCCCACTGGCCGAAGGCGTCAAGCTCCGGTTCTTCGCCCCCGAGCACCTGCCAGCCCTGACCATCCCGCCGTTCATCCGCGACGGCATCCACCGCTTCCTCGCCGCCGAGCCGGGCACCTGA
- a CDS encoding UDP-glucose dehydrogenase family protein, with product MKLTVIGCGYLGATHAAAMAELGHQVLGMDTDTDKVDALNKGQAPFVERGLDHLLAKHTAAGDLHFTASYAEAAAFADLHFLGVGTPQQDGSGAYDLTHLHSAVRRLAPRLGDGALIIGKSTVPVGTVARLRQTLDEHVRDGASARLAWSPEFLRESFAVLDTLEPDRIVLGVEDGDTGSEAAFRTVYADILAAGTPLIVTDIATSELIKGAANAFLATKISFINAMAELCEKTGADVRQIALALGYDHRIGAEGMRPGLGFGGGCLPKDLAGFTHRAEELGADTGLLRQVAEINRRRRERTVELAREALGGTLTGKRIAVWGAAFKPNTDDIRDSPALAVAEALQRAGAEVTVHDPAAMENARKACPQLDYADDPTAATTGAGLLLHLTDWPAYSDADPADLARHIAVPKVIDARGTLNAERWRAAGWTVRALGRP from the coding sequence GTGAAGCTCACCGTGATCGGCTGCGGCTACCTCGGCGCGACCCACGCCGCCGCGATGGCCGAGCTCGGCCACCAGGTCCTCGGCATGGACACCGACACCGACAAGGTCGACGCGCTGAACAAGGGCCAGGCCCCGTTCGTCGAGCGCGGCCTGGACCACCTGCTCGCCAAGCACACCGCCGCAGGCGACCTGCACTTCACCGCCTCCTACGCCGAGGCCGCCGCCTTTGCCGACCTCCACTTCCTGGGCGTCGGCACCCCCCAGCAGGACGGCAGTGGCGCCTACGACCTCACTCACCTCCACAGCGCCGTCCGCCGGCTGGCCCCGCGGCTCGGCGATGGCGCGCTGATCATCGGCAAGTCCACCGTCCCGGTCGGCACCGTCGCCCGGCTGCGGCAGACCCTGGACGAGCACGTCCGCGACGGGGCAAGCGCCCGTCTGGCCTGGTCGCCGGAGTTCCTGCGCGAGTCCTTCGCTGTCCTGGACACCCTGGAGCCCGACCGGATCGTGCTCGGCGTCGAGGACGGCGACACCGGCAGCGAGGCCGCCTTCCGGACCGTCTATGCCGACATCCTGGCCGCCGGCACGCCGCTGATCGTCACCGACATCGCGACCTCCGAACTGATCAAGGGCGCCGCGAACGCCTTCCTCGCCACCAAGATCTCCTTCATCAACGCGATGGCAGAGCTCTGCGAGAAGACCGGTGCCGATGTCCGGCAGATCGCCCTCGCCCTGGGCTACGACCACCGGATCGGAGCCGAGGGCATGCGGCCCGGCCTCGGGTTCGGAGGCGGCTGCCTGCCCAAGGACCTGGCCGGCTTCACCCACCGCGCCGAGGAGCTCGGCGCCGACACCGGCCTGCTCCGCCAGGTCGCGGAGATCAACCGGCGCCGGCGCGAGCGCACCGTCGAACTCGCCCGCGAGGCGCTCGGCGGCACCTTGACCGGCAAGCGGATCGCCGTCTGGGGCGCCGCCTTCAAGCCGAACACCGACGACATCCGCGACTCCCCGGCCCTCGCGGTCGCCGAGGCCCTCCAGCGGGCCGGCGCCGAGGTCACCGTCCACGACCCCGCCGCGATGGAGAACGCCCGCAAGGCCTGCCCCCAGCTCGACTACGCCGACGACCCCACCGCGGCCACCACCGGCGCCGGGCTGCTGCTGCACCTGACCGACTGGCCCGCGTACTCCGACGCCGACCCGGCCGACCTCGCCCGGCACATCGCCGTCCCCAAGGTCATCGACGCCCGCGGCACCCTGAACGCCGAACGCTGGCGCGCGGCCGGCTGGACCGTCCGCGCCCTCGGCCGTCCCTGA
- a CDS encoding glycerophosphodiester phosphodiesterase: MTQSHHTAPGRPSTGSQPANPGSGARTSSHHRRELRASAGRHTSLLAAVVASALGLGTVALNAPSASSAEPPAAIASATSDPAAIASATSDPAAAATAAAATAAAATAAAPAPGQTVVEESFSGTALPAGWAAVEGDWKVENGRLVGVSANSGQQSRITFGRHLADFRIEATARFESVVDGARWTALGLDVPASGVTPWSIATMRSGTTAANGLEFAQRTTAGSWLVTDTAAAPTAAGTGRDVRIAVEVHGATARWTFDGKEALRTTRVARSADGGQALLVNGSKVSFDDLKVTALAPNGWIRPAGAPLTVFAHRGASSTAPENTLLSDEVARRGGAEWIENDVQPSKDGVPYVLHDDTVDRTTDGKGRIRDLTSAQLDALDAGAWFGPAYAGARVPTLAAQLDDLRTRGGGLLLEIKGRHSRDEVARIVKEVRDHGMAGRVFVQSFEVDALRYTRELAPELPLGLLRSALDADPVAIAGELGLTAYNPSDAAVADRPGIVKDLHAAGVAVNVWTVDSAARWKALEAVGVDGVITNRPAELAGWNSALQQGGTVAPPAAPTVAITSPVAGAVLDRAQQPVAAVQSRGADTVRLTLDGAALTPGTALDTTALALGRHTLRAEATGPGGRAETTTEFTVSATPTGLAALVLTSGADRNAVATLTVMLGQGQYQPLARWAEDQSGRTVPADRARLIAADARAIDGTAPARGGQG, from the coding sequence ATGACACAGAGTCACCACACCGCCCCCGGCCGCCCGTCCACCGGTTCGCAGCCCGCTAACCCCGGGAGCGGGGCCCGGACCTCGTCCCACCACCGGCGCGAGCTCCGGGCGAGCGCCGGCCGGCACACCAGCCTGCTCGCCGCCGTCGTCGCGTCCGCGCTGGGCCTCGGCACCGTCGCACTGAACGCCCCGAGCGCCTCCTCGGCCGAGCCGCCCGCCGCCATCGCCTCCGCCACGTCCGACCCCGCCGCCATCGCCTCCGCCACGTCCGACCCGGCCGCCGCCGCCACGGCCGCCGCCGCCACGGCCGCCGCCGCCACGGCCGCCGCCCCCGCACCCGGTCAGACCGTGGTCGAGGAGAGCTTCTCCGGCACCGCCCTCCCCGCCGGCTGGGCCGCCGTCGAGGGCGACTGGAAGGTGGAGAACGGCCGGCTGGTCGGCGTGTCCGCCAACTCCGGCCAGCAGAGCCGGATCACCTTCGGCCGCCACCTCGCCGACTTCCGCATCGAGGCCACCGCCCGCTTCGAGTCCGTCGTGGACGGCGCCCGCTGGACGGCACTCGGCCTGGACGTCCCGGCGAGCGGCGTCACCCCCTGGTCGATCGCCACCATGCGCTCCGGCACCACCGCCGCCAACGGCCTGGAGTTCGCCCAGCGGACCACCGCCGGCAGCTGGCTCGTCACCGACACCGCCGCCGCCCCGACCGCCGCCGGCACCGGCCGCGACGTGCGGATCGCCGTCGAGGTGCACGGCGCCACCGCCCGCTGGACCTTCGACGGCAAGGAGGCCCTGCGCACCACCCGGGTCGCCCGCAGCGCCGACGGCGGCCAGGCGCTCCTGGTCAACGGCTCGAAGGTGTCCTTCGACGACCTCAAGGTGACCGCGCTCGCGCCGAACGGCTGGATCCGGCCCGCCGGCGCGCCGCTCACCGTCTTCGCCCACCGCGGTGCCTCCTCCACAGCGCCGGAGAACACCCTGCTCTCGGACGAGGTCGCCCGCCGCGGCGGCGCCGAGTGGATCGAGAACGACGTCCAGCCGAGCAAGGACGGCGTGCCGTACGTCCTCCACGACGACACCGTGGACCGCACGACCGACGGCAAGGGGCGGATCCGCGACCTGACCTCCGCCCAGCTGGACGCGCTGGACGCCGGGGCCTGGTTCGGCCCCGCGTACGCGGGCGCCCGGGTGCCGACCCTGGCCGCGCAGCTCGACGACCTGCGCACCCGGGGCGGCGGCCTGCTGCTGGAGATCAAGGGCCGGCACAGCCGTGACGAGGTCGCCCGGATCGTCAAGGAGGTGCGCGACCACGGGATGGCGGGCCGCGTCTTCGTCCAGAGCTTCGAGGTGGACGCCCTGCGGTACACCCGCGAGCTGGCGCCGGAGCTGCCGCTCGGTCTGCTGCGCAGCGCGCTCGACGCCGACCCGGTGGCGATCGCCGGGGAACTCGGCCTGACCGCCTACAACCCGTCGGACGCCGCCGTCGCCGACCGGCCCGGCATCGTGAAGGACCTGCACGCGGCCGGCGTCGCGGTCAACGTCTGGACGGTCGACTCGGCCGCCCGCTGGAAGGCCCTGGAGGCCGTCGGCGTCGACGGCGTCATCACCAACCGCCCGGCCGAGCTGGCCGGCTGGAACTCCGCCCTCCAGCAGGGCGGCACCGTCGCGCCGCCCGCCGCGCCCACCGTGGCGATCACCTCGCCCGTGGCCGGCGCCGTCCTGGACCGCGCCCAGCAGCCGGTCGCCGCGGTCCAGTCGCGCGGGGCCGACACCGTCCGGCTGACCCTGGACGGCGCCGCGCTCACGCCGGGCACGGCGCTCGACACGACGGCGCTCGCACTCGGCCGGCACACCCTGCGCGCCGAGGCGACCGGCCCCGGCGGCCGGGCCGAGACCACCACCGAGTTCACCGTCTCGGCCACGCCGACCGGCCTGGCCGCACTGGTCCTCACCTCGGGCGCCGACCGCAACGCCGTCGCCACCCTGACCGTCATGCTCGGCCAGGGCCAGTACCAGCCGCTCGCCCGGTGGGCCGAGGACCAGTCCGGCCGCACCGTCCCGGCCGACCGCGCCCGGCTGATCGCCGCCGACGCGCGCGCGATCGACGGCACGGCACCCGCCCGGGGCGGCCAGGGCTGA
- a CDS encoding TetR/AcrR family transcriptional regulator — translation MGVKGEETRARLIAGMRGLIEAQGYFGTGLNQVVAESGAPRGSLYFHFPEGKDQLVTAALTQAGQEIEELLASLARQGSDAATVVAGLARAFADRLAESGYTKGCPIATVGLEVAGSNEALRQVCVEVYAGWQRVLAERLTAEGFDPAEADVAAGQALALLEGAVLLARVRHSPAPLTDATHAVRHLLTAKPADAARAGLTPQRAG, via the coding sequence ATGGGAGTCAAAGGCGAGGAGACCCGTGCCCGGCTGATCGCCGGTATGCGCGGCCTGATCGAAGCACAGGGCTACTTCGGTACCGGCCTCAACCAGGTCGTGGCGGAGAGCGGCGCACCGCGCGGGTCGCTCTACTTCCACTTCCCCGAGGGCAAGGACCAGTTGGTGACCGCCGCCCTGACCCAGGCCGGCCAGGAGATCGAGGAACTGCTCGCCTCGCTCGCCCGCCAGGGCTCCGACGCGGCGACCGTCGTCGCCGGACTCGCCCGGGCCTTCGCCGACCGCCTCGCCGAGTCCGGCTACACCAAGGGCTGCCCGATCGCCACCGTCGGCCTGGAGGTCGCCGGCAGCAACGAGGCGCTCCGTCAGGTCTGCGTCGAGGTGTACGCGGGCTGGCAGCGCGTCCTCGCCGAACGCCTCACCGCCGAGGGCTTCGACCCCGCGGAGGCGGACGTCGCCGCCGGCCAGGCGCTCGCCCTGCTGGAGGGCGCGGTCCTGCTGGCCCGCGTCCGCCACTCCCCCGCGCCGCTGACCGACGCCACGCACGCCGTGCGCCACCTCCTCACCGCGAAGCCGGCCGACGCCGCCCGCGCGGGCCTCACCCCGCAGCGCGCCGGCTGA
- a CDS encoding MerR family transcriptional regulator: MGHVAELAGVSVRTLHHYDEIGLVRPSARTAAGYRAYSAGDVERLREVLAYRRLGFGLREVAELVGDPTADAVAHLRRLRGLVLERRDRADAMVAAIDRELEARAKGLKVTPEEQLEMLGARLYDAIGGAYTATRHTEPRIAAQIWDALGDARTVLNVGAGTGSYEPADRHVTAVEPSAVMRGQRPPGSAPCVAAAAESLPFEDHSFDVAMAVSTVHHWADPLAGLREMRRVARRVVVLTFDTDEPGWQDRFWLTRDYLPEFSGVLAGFPSLAGMADAIGARAEPVPVPWDCADGLFEAYWRRPGAYLEDHVRRAMSVWTRVGPEAEQRAVRSLADDLDSGRWAERNGDIADLDAADLGLRLLIA, encoded by the coding sequence GTGGGACACGTGGCCGAGCTGGCCGGCGTGAGTGTCCGCACGCTGCATCACTATGACGAGATCGGGCTCGTCCGACCGTCCGCGCGGACCGCGGCCGGATACCGGGCGTACTCGGCGGGCGACGTCGAACGGCTGAGGGAGGTGCTGGCCTACCGGCGGTTGGGCTTCGGGCTGCGGGAGGTCGCGGAGCTGGTCGGCGACCCGACCGCCGACGCGGTCGCGCACCTGCGCCGACTGCGCGGCCTGGTGCTGGAGCGGCGCGACCGCGCCGACGCCATGGTGGCCGCCATCGACAGGGAACTGGAAGCACGGGCGAAGGGACTGAAGGTGACACCGGAGGAGCAGTTGGAGATGCTCGGTGCACGGCTGTACGACGCGATCGGCGGCGCCTACACCGCGACACGCCACACCGAGCCGCGGATCGCCGCGCAGATCTGGGACGCGCTCGGCGACGCTCGGACGGTGCTGAACGTCGGGGCCGGAACCGGCTCCTACGAACCCGCCGATCGACACGTGACCGCGGTGGAACCGTCGGCGGTCATGCGGGGGCAGCGGCCCCCCGGCTCGGCGCCGTGCGTGGCCGCCGCCGCGGAGAGCCTGCCGTTCGAGGACCACTCCTTCGACGTCGCGATGGCCGTCTCCACCGTGCACCACTGGGCCGACCCGCTGGCGGGGCTGCGCGAGATGCGGCGCGTGGCCCGCCGCGTGGTGGTGCTCACGTTCGACACCGACGAGCCCGGATGGCAGGACCGGTTCTGGCTCACCCGCGACTACCTGCCCGAGTTCTCCGGCGTCCTCGCGGGATTCCCCTCGCTCGCCGGGATGGCCGACGCGATCGGCGCCCGCGCCGAGCCGGTGCCCGTCCCGTGGGACTGCGCCGACGGCCTGTTCGAGGCGTACTGGCGCCGGCCGGGGGCGTACCTGGAGGATCATGTGCGCCGGGCGATGTCGGTGTGGACGAGGGTCGGGCCGGAGGCCGAGCAGCGGGCGGTGCGAAGCCTCGCCGACGACCTCGACTCCGGTCGGTGGGCCGAGCGCAACGGCGACATCGCCGACCTCGACGCGGCGGATCTGGGCCTTCGCCTGCTCATCGCCTGA